The following are encoded in a window of Polynucleobacter sp. AP-Kolm-20A-A1 genomic DNA:
- the cysE gene encoding serine O-acetyltransferase, with product MSNSLFDQVDSIIARDPAARNRLEVITCYQGLHAVWLHRISHFLWNIGLKWFARLLSMFSRFITGIEIHPGAKIGRRVFLDHGLGIVIGETTEIGDDCTIYQGVTLGGTSLYKGVKRHPTLGKGVVVSAGAKVLGGFTVGDGARVGSNAVVLKEIPAGATAVGIPARILHPDLPQGADIKAKEYFQAYGVTPNVDDPVSMALKGLIDATIEQEAKIAALENALAKLSNTPKDAAGPSDTKRDLDAIKEWLKE from the coding sequence ATGTCAAATTCACTATTCGATCAAGTCGACTCCATCATTGCTAGAGACCCCGCTGCGAGAAATCGTCTAGAGGTCATCACCTGCTATCAAGGTCTGCATGCTGTTTGGTTACATCGCATCTCCCACTTTCTGTGGAACATTGGTCTGAAATGGTTTGCTCGCTTGCTATCGATGTTCTCTCGCTTTATTACTGGGATTGAAATTCATCCGGGTGCAAAAATTGGTCGTCGCGTATTTTTAGATCACGGCTTAGGCATTGTGATTGGCGAAACAACTGAAATCGGTGATGACTGCACCATCTACCAAGGCGTTACCTTGGGTGGTACATCACTTTATAAGGGTGTTAAGCGTCACCCTACTCTCGGTAAAGGCGTAGTCGTTAGTGCAGGCGCTAAAGTATTAGGCGGCTTTACGGTCGGCGACGGTGCTCGCGTTGGCTCTAATGCAGTTGTCTTAAAAGAAATCCCAGCGGGTGCTACAGCGGTAGGTATTCCTGCGCGCATTCTTCATCCAGATTTACCTCAGGGTGCCGACATTAAAGCCAAAGAATATTTTCAGGCTTACGGCGTTACACCCAATGTGGATGACCCAGTCTCTATGGCTCTTAAGGGTTTGATTGATGCAACGATTGAACAAGAAGCCAAGATTGCTGCACTAGAAAATGCACTAGCTAAGCTGAGCAACACACCAAAAGATGCTGCCGGTCCTAGCGATACGAAGCGTGATCTTGATGCCATTAAAGAATGGCTCAAAGAGTAA
- a CDS encoding RNA methyltransferase, whose protein sequence is MNSEKSQLLRWVLVETSHPGNVGSAARALKTMGFGDLRLINPKIKGVAQEPEAIALASGAADILESSQETDSLASAVEGCSLVLGLTSRDREFGPPALDWPTARDMIGEVIQGNGKVALLFGPERTGLDNEHLALCTHRVWLDANPAYPSLNLAQALMVCAYTLREALKADSEGKNAGLLVNREEMADFADPAAIAAMLEHWREGLEAIGYLDPSHPKKLMPRLQALFARTRLHKEEIDLLRGIAKQMLQKK, encoded by the coding sequence ATGAATTCCGAGAAATCCCAATTACTTCGCTGGGTATTGGTGGAAACCAGTCATCCCGGTAATGTGGGCTCTGCCGCAAGAGCCCTTAAAACTATGGGCTTTGGCGATTTACGACTCATTAATCCAAAGATCAAAGGGGTTGCGCAAGAACCTGAGGCAATTGCCCTAGCAAGCGGGGCTGCTGATATTTTGGAGTCTTCCCAAGAAACCGACTCCCTTGCCTCAGCAGTTGAGGGATGCTCCTTGGTGCTGGGCTTAACTAGTCGCGATCGTGAGTTTGGGCCTCCCGCCCTCGATTGGCCAACAGCGCGAGACATGATTGGGGAAGTTATTCAAGGCAATGGCAAGGTTGCCCTACTTTTTGGCCCTGAGCGTACCGGTCTAGATAATGAACATTTGGCTTTATGCACCCATCGAGTCTGGCTAGACGCCAATCCAGCCTATCCATCTCTAAACCTTGCTCAGGCCCTCATGGTATGCGCTTATACCCTCAGAGAGGCCTTAAAAGCCGATTCTGAGGGGAAAAATGCTGGTTTATTGGTCAATAGAGAGGAAATGGCCGATTTTGCCGATCCAGCTGCCATTGCTGCCATGCTGGAACACTGGCGCGAAGGCCTTGAGGCCATCGGCTACTTAGACCCATCTCATCCCAAGAAACTGATGCCACGCCTACAGGCATTGTTTGCCAGAACTCGCCTGCATAAAGAAGAGATTGATCTATTGCGAGGCATTGCAAAACAGATGCTCCAGAAAAAATAA
- a CDS encoding inositol monophosphatase family protein, with protein sequence MHPMLNVAVKAARRAGTVINRASLNLERLQVDRKQHNDFVTEVDKAAEAAIIETLSEAYPTHGFLAEETGEHNVDAENVWIIDPLDGTTNFIHGFPQYAVSIALAVNGVTQQAVVYDPTRDELFTATRGSGAYLDRRRLRVATQDRLANALIGTGFPYREDQDLEKYLKIFAEMSRQCAGLRRPGAASLDLAYVAAGRYDGFFESDLKPWDMAAGALLITEAGGLIGNYRGEEGFLKSGEVMAANPRIYAQMVQCLSKYSNAK encoded by the coding sequence ATGCATCCCATGTTAAATGTGGCCGTAAAGGCCGCCCGTCGTGCTGGTACCGTGATCAATCGCGCTTCCTTAAATTTGGAGCGCTTACAGGTTGATCGCAAGCAACACAATGATTTCGTAACCGAGGTGGACAAAGCTGCGGAAGCAGCCATTATTGAGACGCTCAGCGAGGCATATCCAACCCATGGATTCCTGGCCGAAGAAACTGGCGAACACAATGTTGATGCAGAAAATGTTTGGATTATCGATCCATTAGATGGCACAACAAACTTCATTCACGGCTTTCCACAATATGCCGTATCCATTGCGCTTGCTGTCAATGGTGTAACCCAACAAGCAGTTGTCTACGATCCAACGCGCGATGAGTTATTCACTGCTACTCGTGGATCAGGTGCTTACTTGGATCGTCGTCGCTTACGTGTCGCTACACAAGATCGTTTAGCGAATGCGTTGATTGGTACAGGTTTTCCATACCGCGAAGATCAAGACCTAGAAAAATACTTAAAGATTTTTGCGGAGATGTCGCGTCAGTGTGCGGGCCTTCGCCGTCCAGGCGCCGCTTCATTAGATTTAGCGTACGTAGCAGCAGGTCGTTACGATGGATTTTTTGAAAGCGATTTAAAGCCGTGGGATATGGCGGCAGGCGCTCTGTTGATTACTGAGGCAGGCGGCTTAATCGGTAACTATCGCGGCGAAGAAGGATTTCTGAAGAGTGGTGAAGTGATGGCTGCTAATCCACGCATCTATGCACAGATGGTGCAATGTCTTTCTAAGTACTCAAACGCTAAGTAA
- a CDS encoding UDP-2,3-diacylglucosamine diphosphatase: MIPKHSSALLISDIHLTPSMPLTAQRFFDFCEKEAPKAEAVFILGDLFEYWVGDDAAAHSPFQQEVKSAIANLSTKTKTYYMHGNRDFLIGHAFLKKTGMTLLPDPSAVEIAGEKYVLSHGDALCSADVGYQIFRGWVRKSWIQKLFLRLPVTWRRNVAQHLRSNSHVQYQRTKQSAGAHMKTNVTTEACAASLRDMDGQKLIHGHTHLPAHHQESSKGQEWQRWVLSDWDLDHPDAVLPRASALAIDQNGVRYLDLIKA; encoded by the coding sequence ATGATTCCGAAGCACTCGAGCGCCCTGCTCATATCCGATATACACCTGACGCCGTCAATGCCCTTGACGGCGCAGCGTTTTTTCGACTTCTGCGAAAAAGAGGCGCCCAAAGCTGAAGCGGTATTTATTCTGGGTGACTTATTTGAATATTGGGTAGGCGATGACGCCGCAGCACACTCACCTTTTCAACAAGAGGTTAAAAGTGCAATTGCCAATTTATCCACTAAAACCAAAACGTATTACATGCATGGCAATCGTGACTTTTTAATCGGTCACGCCTTCTTGAAGAAGACCGGCATGACTTTATTGCCAGATCCTTCAGCAGTTGAAATTGCCGGCGAGAAATATGTTCTAAGTCACGGTGACGCACTGTGCAGCGCAGACGTGGGATATCAAATCTTTCGCGGCTGGGTCAGAAAATCTTGGATCCAAAAGTTATTCTTACGCCTACCGGTAACTTGGCGTCGCAACGTAGCCCAACATCTTAGAAGCAATAGTCATGTGCAATATCAACGCACCAAACAAAGTGCTGGCGCCCACATGAAGACCAATGTCACTACTGAGGCCTGCGCAGCATCTCTGCGAGATATGGATGGCCAAAAATTGATTCATGGACACACTCACTTACCAGCCCATCACCAAGAATCATCAAAGGGACAGGAATGGCAACGCTGGGTTTTATCAGACTGGGACTTAGACCACCCAGATGCGGTGTTACCGAGAGCTAGCGCACTAGCCATTGATCAGAACGGCGTACGCTATCTCGATTTAATTAAGGCCTAA
- a CDS encoding peptidylprolyl isomerase has product MSKVLLKTNHGDITLTLDAAKAPKSVANFLQYVKSGHYDGTIFHRVINNFMIQGGGMTAGMKQKPTGDEIENEATNGLKNDRYTVAMARTSDPHSATAQFFINVNDNDFLNHTAPNAQGWGYAVFGKVTDGMDVVDAIRKVKTGSAGFHQDVPAEDVVIEKATVLEE; this is encoded by the coding sequence ATGTCTAAAGTACTTCTTAAAACCAATCATGGTGATATCACCTTAACTCTTGATGCTGCCAAGGCACCAAAGAGCGTTGCCAACTTTTTGCAATACGTCAAAAGTGGTCACTACGATGGCACGATCTTTCATCGTGTAATTAATAACTTCATGATTCAAGGCGGCGGCATGACTGCTGGCATGAAACAAAAGCCAACAGGCGATGAAATTGAAAACGAAGCAACTAACGGCTTAAAAAATGATCGTTACACAGTGGCAATGGCGCGCACTAGCGACCCCCACTCAGCAACAGCGCAATTCTTCATCAACGTGAATGACAATGACTTCTTAAACCATACCGCTCCAAATGCTCAAGGCTGGGGTTACGCCGTATTTGGCAAAGTGACTGATGGCATGGATGTTGTTGATGCAATTCGCAAAGTAAAAACTGGTAGCGCTGGCTTTCATCAAGACGTACCTGCAGAAGATGTTGTGATTGAGAAGGCCACTGTTCTCGAGGAATGA